The following coding sequences lie in one Chelmon rostratus isolate fCheRos1 chromosome 2, fCheRos1.pri, whole genome shotgun sequence genomic window:
- the im:7151449 gene encoding complement decay-accelerating factor isoform X2, with product MTGSGVVSLRKLNRERLRIWMFSLRLRAGMEVLLDTCGRRGVRPLLLLCLFVVKATADCPKPQGRGNIVLTNEALLMNDFPEGVVVTLECANGYYKESGSGITTCIDGNWNEPDLICQKRDCGLPKSQPNMSFNTSAGTLFGAVIRVVCDKGYQLSGSSYKQCYTAGWSGRAKCQIVTCDTPAEVANGRSSWDSEDVPAYGEIINYTCDEGYTLVGKDSIVCSETGEYDSQPPECKEMLTATPTPPAQEASTSTDSSATPTAHAPFTTTATPAASPSAPGSRGILTAEEEAATTSVTSTTSFQDRHNEAVDANKDNGYIPVIVSVICVSLVVCIVILFLHKFLLKRKGSANGTRPIC from the exons ATGACCGGCAGTGGGGTTGTGTCTCTGAGAAAGTTAAACCGGGAGCGACTCAGGATCTGGATGTTTTCTCTCCGACTTCGGGCCGGCATGGAAGTTTTACTGGACACCTGTGGACGGCGAGGAGTCAgacctctgctgctcttatGCCTCTTTGTCGTGAAGGCAACAG CCGACTGTCCCAAACCTCAGGGCAGAGGAAACATTGTCTTAACCAACGAAGCGCTCCTAATGAACGATTTTCCAGAGGGCGTTGTCGTCACTTTAGAGTGTGCTAACGGGTATTACAAAGAAAGTGGCTCTGGGATTACAACCTGCATTGACGGGAACTGGAATGAACCAGATCTCATCTGCCAAA AGAGGGACTGTGGTCTCCCTAAATCTCAGCCGAATATGAGCTTTAACACCAGTGCTGGTACTCTGTTTGGTGCCGTAATAAGAGTAGTTTGTGATAAAGG CTACCAGCTTAGCGGGTCGAGCTACAAGCAGTGCTACACGGCAGGGTGGAGTGGAAGAGCCAAGTGTCAAA TTGTGACATGTGACACGCCTGCTGAAGTGGCCAATGGCAGAAGCTCGTGGGATTCTGAGGATGTCCCAGCGTATGGAGAAATCATAAATTACACCTGTGATGAAGGATACACCCTCGTTGGGAAAGATAGCATTGTGTGCAGCGAGACCGGTGAATACGATTCTCAGCCTCCTGAATGCAAAG AAATGCTAACAGCGACACCTACGCCTCCAGCGCAAG AGGCCTCCACTTCTACAGATTCATCTGCCACACCCACAGCTCATGCACCTTTCACAACCACTGCAACACCAGCCGCCTCACCTTCAGCGCcag GTAGCAGAGGCATTCTGACAGCCGAGGAGGAAGCCGCTACAACCAGCGTAACGTCAACAACATCATTTCAAG ACAGGCACAACGAGGCTGTAGATGCTAACAAGGATAACG gaTACATACCTGTTATAGTCAGTGTGATATGCGTTTCTTTAG ttgttTGCATAGTAATTCTCTTTTTACACAAGTTTCTGCTGAAGAGAAAAGG CTCTGCAAACGGAACCAGGCCTATCTGTTAA
- the im:7151449 gene encoding complement decay-accelerating factor, GPI-anchored isoform X3 produces MTGSGVVSLRKLNRERLRIWMFSLRLRAGMEVLLDTCGRRGVRPLLLLCLFVVKATADCPKPQGRGNIVLTNEALLMNDFPEGVVVTLECANGYYKESGSGITTCIDGNWNEPDLICQKRDCGLPKSQPNMSFNTSAGTLFGAVIRVVCDKGYQLSGSSYKQCYTAGWSGRAKCQIVTCDTPAEVANGRSSWDSEDVPAYGEIINYTCDEGYTLVGKDSIVCSETGEYDSQPPECKGSRGILTAEEEAATTSVTSTTSFQDRHNEAVDANKDNGYIPVIVSVICVSLVVCIVILFLHKFLLKRKGSYDTREDLKPELLQFQNL; encoded by the exons ATGACCGGCAGTGGGGTTGTGTCTCTGAGAAAGTTAAACCGGGAGCGACTCAGGATCTGGATGTTTTCTCTCCGACTTCGGGCCGGCATGGAAGTTTTACTGGACACCTGTGGACGGCGAGGAGTCAgacctctgctgctcttatGCCTCTTTGTCGTGAAGGCAACAG CCGACTGTCCCAAACCTCAGGGCAGAGGAAACATTGTCTTAACCAACGAAGCGCTCCTAATGAACGATTTTCCAGAGGGCGTTGTCGTCACTTTAGAGTGTGCTAACGGGTATTACAAAGAAAGTGGCTCTGGGATTACAACCTGCATTGACGGGAACTGGAATGAACCAGATCTCATCTGCCAAA AGAGGGACTGTGGTCTCCCTAAATCTCAGCCGAATATGAGCTTTAACACCAGTGCTGGTACTCTGTTTGGTGCCGTAATAAGAGTAGTTTGTGATAAAGG CTACCAGCTTAGCGGGTCGAGCTACAAGCAGTGCTACACGGCAGGGTGGAGTGGAAGAGCCAAGTGTCAAA TTGTGACATGTGACACGCCTGCTGAAGTGGCCAATGGCAGAAGCTCGTGGGATTCTGAGGATGTCCCAGCGTATGGAGAAATCATAAATTACACCTGTGATGAAGGATACACCCTCGTTGGGAAAGATAGCATTGTGTGCAGCGAGACCGGTGAATACGATTCTCAGCCTCCTGAATGCAAAG GTAGCAGAGGCATTCTGACAGCCGAGGAGGAAGCCGCTACAACCAGCGTAACGTCAACAACATCATTTCAAG ACAGGCACAACGAGGCTGTAGATGCTAACAAGGATAACG gaTACATACCTGTTATAGTCAGTGTGATATGCGTTTCTTTAG ttgttTGCATAGTAATTCTCTTTTTACACAAGTTTCTGCTGAAGAGAAAAGG CTCATATGACACCAGAGAAGACCTGAAGCCGGAGTTATTACAGTTCCAAAATCTTTAG
- the im:7151449 gene encoding complement decay-accelerating factor isoform X1, translating into MTGSGVVSLRKLNRERLRIWMFSLRLRAGMEVLLDTCGRRGVRPLLLLCLFVVKATADCPKPQGRGNIVLTNEALLMNDFPEGVVVTLECANGYYKESGSGITTCIDGNWNEPDLICQKRDCGLPKSQPNMSFNTSAGTLFGAVIRVVCDKGYQLSGSSYKQCYTAGWSGRAKCQIVTCDTPAEVANGRSSWDSEDVPAYGEIINYTCDEGYTLVGKDSIVCSETGEYDSQPPECKEMLTATPTPPAQEASTSTDSSATPTAHAPFTTTATPAASPSAPGSRGILTAEEEAATTSVTSTTSFQDRHNEAVDANKDNGYIPVIVSVICVSLVVCIVILFLHKFLLKRKGSYDTREDLKPELLQFQNL; encoded by the exons ATGACCGGCAGTGGGGTTGTGTCTCTGAGAAAGTTAAACCGGGAGCGACTCAGGATCTGGATGTTTTCTCTCCGACTTCGGGCCGGCATGGAAGTTTTACTGGACACCTGTGGACGGCGAGGAGTCAgacctctgctgctcttatGCCTCTTTGTCGTGAAGGCAACAG CCGACTGTCCCAAACCTCAGGGCAGAGGAAACATTGTCTTAACCAACGAAGCGCTCCTAATGAACGATTTTCCAGAGGGCGTTGTCGTCACTTTAGAGTGTGCTAACGGGTATTACAAAGAAAGTGGCTCTGGGATTACAACCTGCATTGACGGGAACTGGAATGAACCAGATCTCATCTGCCAAA AGAGGGACTGTGGTCTCCCTAAATCTCAGCCGAATATGAGCTTTAACACCAGTGCTGGTACTCTGTTTGGTGCCGTAATAAGAGTAGTTTGTGATAAAGG CTACCAGCTTAGCGGGTCGAGCTACAAGCAGTGCTACACGGCAGGGTGGAGTGGAAGAGCCAAGTGTCAAA TTGTGACATGTGACACGCCTGCTGAAGTGGCCAATGGCAGAAGCTCGTGGGATTCTGAGGATGTCCCAGCGTATGGAGAAATCATAAATTACACCTGTGATGAAGGATACACCCTCGTTGGGAAAGATAGCATTGTGTGCAGCGAGACCGGTGAATACGATTCTCAGCCTCCTGAATGCAAAG AAATGCTAACAGCGACACCTACGCCTCCAGCGCAAG AGGCCTCCACTTCTACAGATTCATCTGCCACACCCACAGCTCATGCACCTTTCACAACCACTGCAACACCAGCCGCCTCACCTTCAGCGCcag GTAGCAGAGGCATTCTGACAGCCGAGGAGGAAGCCGCTACAACCAGCGTAACGTCAACAACATCATTTCAAG ACAGGCACAACGAGGCTGTAGATGCTAACAAGGATAACG gaTACATACCTGTTATAGTCAGTGTGATATGCGTTTCTTTAG ttgttTGCATAGTAATTCTCTTTTTACACAAGTTTCTGCTGAAGAGAAAAGG CTCATATGACACCAGAGAAGACCTGAAGCCGGAGTTATTACAGTTCCAAAATCTTTAG